The stretch of DNA CAGTGCTTGCGGTCTATTTGCCCTACCTACGGCCAATGACCGATGTGGCGGGTATTTCCGAAGAAGAAATCAATCAAGTACGCCAAGCCGCTGCGGTGGGTGATTTTAAAAAAGGGGCGAGCTACGTTTCCGACCTGTCGATAGCAAAGTGTTCTGTGACCGGTACGCCGGAAGAGGTTATCCAACAAATTGAAACAATGGCCGCTGCAGGTGTTACCCATGTCGCCTTTGGGCACTGTCTAGGCCCTGACTTTAATGAAGCTTTAGATCTGTTGGGCAAAGAAGTCCTGCCGCACTTTAAGTCGTAAGCCTAGCGCTGGCAGGCAAATGGCACAATTTGATCCGCGTAAGTGCACAGGTCTACGCCTATCTGTTATGATCTCGCCACTACATAATGACTAGATTTATATGGCTAGTGACTTCCAACAGAACTGTGAATAAGGCGGCACGCTTGAGTGATCTAAATTTTGTTAAATCCATCAATGATCGTATGGAAATAATTACCCCCTTGGTACAACAAGCTGGAAAAGTGCTTGATCTGGGGGTGGTTGAGTCAAGACGCAGTCGGCGTGCTACCGAACTACAGCTGGAGCGGCATCACTCCAACCTTCTTTTTCGTCAGGTGTGCAACCTTAACGCTAATTGTCTTGGCGTTGATATTGATGAAGAAGGAATTGAGATGCTGAAATCTCAGGGATTTAATGTAAAAGCAGCGGATGTCGTTACGATGAATCTTGATGAGGAATTTGACACCATCGTTGCCGGTGAAATAATTGAACACCTTCCCAACGTGGGGCAGTTTCTGGAAAATATGCGCAGACATCTTGCTGCTAATGGCACCCTAGTCATTACTACACCGAATCCGTTTTATTCTAAACAAGCATGGAAAATCTGGCGCTATAATCGGCCGCAGGTGCATGAGGAGCATACTTGCTGGTTTGACCCGATAACACTATGTAACCTGTGCCGTATGTCCGGTCTGAATCCCTATGAAATTTATTGGGTTCAACCGAAAAGTGATTGGCTTAAGGCTTTGCCCAGTCGTTTCAAAAGCTACTTTTCCCATTCCTTTATGATTTTAGCTAAACCCGCAGCTTAAACGCTTTTGTTGCCATCAAAGGGAACGAGAAAACAGTTATGAAATCGCTGACCAGTGAGCAATATCAGCAATTACGGGCTGGTGCAGAAGTGCTTTCCGCCGACGGCTATGGCGATAAGGTATTAGCGCTTTCCTCTGGCAAAATAATGAAATTGTTCAGGCGTAAAAGGCTGATCTCTTCCGCCCTTTATCTTCCCTACTCCAGACGTTTTGCCAGAAATGCGATGACACTCGCTAAATGTGGGATTCCGACAATAACAGAAATTGAAGAGCTAAAAATACCCAGTATCCAACGAACGGCTGTTTGCTACAGGCCACTCGAAGGGCCTTCATTACGTGAAATTCAGGAGGCTCAAGGTGG from Pseudomonadales bacterium encodes:
- a CDS encoding class I SAM-dependent methyltransferase, with amino-acid sequence MSDLNFVKSINDRMEIITPLVQQAGKVLDLGVVESRRSRRATELQLERHHSNLLFRQVCNLNANCLGVDIDEEGIEMLKSQGFNVKAADVVTMNLDEEFDTIVAGEIIEHLPNVGQFLENMRRHLAANGTLVITTPNPFYSKQAWKIWRYNRPQVHEEHTCWFDPITLCNLCRMSGLNPYEIYWVQPKSDWLKALPSRFKSYFSHSFMILAKPAA